The Pelagibacterium halotolerans B2 genome has a segment encoding these proteins:
- a CDS encoding DUF2336 domain-containing protein, translating to MTEATESVRAFANFRVLNGEADAGERDHLIRNLAQLFSYVSDRCDDEQVAQYDEVLCQLADIVEVEAREHVAKLLAPLERAPGSVVLKLANDVIEVAASLLEFSQVLSDDDLIEIVEQRSESHRIAIASRKGLAGRVGEAIAKFGGEPSVTRLLSNARAEITYRTVDRIAQRAHESQAFAQLLRGRKDIDWAEVRAEVSTAGMSALEDIGIFSRAENPGTASRVQAVVYNRIKNQAGFSSQEWKLAWNQVKALADRRRFDLKALHRFTRFGYGHHTAAGLTMLLEVRPEIVVKWLAMQDYVAFTVAARAIGLDADLFEAVVTVLPWRDLPSRADIVNVRRRYEALSEDEASGIFDLWRSHSFRRRQEEAVA from the coding sequence ATGACCGAAGCAACCGAAAGCGTGCGGGCGTTTGCAAATTTCAGGGTTCTGAATGGCGAGGCCGATGCGGGCGAACGCGATCACCTGATCCGCAACCTGGCGCAATTGTTCTCCTATGTCTCGGACAGATGCGACGACGAGCAGGTCGCGCAGTATGACGAGGTGCTGTGCCAGCTCGCCGACATCGTCGAAGTCGAAGCGCGTGAGCATGTCGCCAAACTGTTGGCGCCACTCGAGCGGGCCCCGGGATCGGTCGTGCTCAAGCTCGCCAACGATGTCATCGAGGTGGCGGCATCGCTTCTCGAGTTCTCGCAGGTGCTTTCCGACGACGACCTTATCGAGATCGTCGAGCAGCGTTCGGAATCCCATCGGATCGCAATTGCGAGCCGGAAGGGGCTGGCGGGGCGCGTGGGGGAAGCCATTGCAAAGTTCGGGGGAGAGCCCTCTGTTACGCGCCTGCTGAGCAATGCGCGAGCCGAAATCACCTATCGCACCGTCGATCGGATCGCGCAGCGGGCCCATGAGAGCCAGGCATTTGCCCAACTGCTTCGCGGCCGCAAGGACATCGATTGGGCCGAGGTTCGTGCCGAGGTCTCGACCGCCGGAATGTCGGCGCTTGAGGATATCGGCATTTTTTCGCGGGCCGAGAATCCGGGAACGGCTTCGCGAGTGCAAGCGGTTGTGTACAACCGGATTAAGAACCAGGCAGGGTTTTCCTCACAGGAATGGAAACTGGCCTGGAACCAGGTGAAAGCGCTTGCAGACCGGCGGCGGTTCGATCTCAAGGCGCTGCATCGGTTCACGCGGTTCGGCTATGGTCATCACACGGCCGCCGGGCTCACCATGCTGCTCGAGGTACGCCCCGAGATCGTGGTAAAGTGGCTGGCGATGCAGGACTATGTCGCCTTTACGGTGGCGGCGCGGGCCATAGGGCTCGATGCCGATCTGTTCGAGGCCGTCGTTACGGTGCTTCCCTGGCGCGACCTGCCGAGCCGCGCCGATATCGTCAATGTGCGCAGACGCTACGAAGCGCTGAGCGAGGACGAGGCGTCGGGCATTTTCGATCTGTGGCGGTCTCATTCCTTCCGCCGCCGTCAGGAAGAGGCGGTGGCCTGA